The Corallincola holothuriorum sequence ATAGAGAGGAGATCATTACCTTTCCAGGGGAAGTACCGGCGAGCGTACCGTCGTCACAATTTTTTAATGACCATCAATTCAGCTTTGTACCTTTCGCGCCTCCCGTGATAGGTAAGAGTGATAATCAGGTGCCACACATAGCCATGGATCGCGTATTGCAATTCTTGCTAGGGGATAAACTGCAATGAGTAAGGCTAGGAAAAAATCTAATTATCAACAGCAGCAGCTTTTTGAATCGGAGCAGCAGGGTGCCCCTTTGACGTTGGAAAAAGCTGTTGTGCTAGATGATCTAGATAACTGGCAGGAAGATGAGTCGTTTGGCGAAGACGCTTTGCAAGAAGAGCAACAAGCACAGAGTACCTTCGGTGCGCGAAAGCACCCTCTACTTTGGTTAACCTTAGCGCTTGTATCTGTAATTTCAGTGATTGAGGCAATACAGTTTTTTGATCAAAAATGGCATCAAACCCCTGCCATCGCGCTGTTATATGGTGGCGTATTCCTACTCGTTGGCAGCTGGGCGGTTGGGGCAGTTTTTAACGCGTGGCGCCGCAGTGCCCAGTTAAGTCGAGTCAATAAGCGCAGAGCGGTTGCAGAGGCGATTAAAGAGGGTGAAGTGAGCGATGATATTATGCTGTTTTGTCAGCGGATGTTGCCTGCAAAATTGGATGAATCAGTTAATGAGGCTGTTGAGCGATGGAAAGCTAATGTCGAGGCTCACCACTCAGATCAGGAAGCGCTAGCACTTTTTGAACGGGATGTTGTCGCTGTCCTTGATGACCGCGCTAAACGAGTCGTTGCCAGATGGTCTAGTGAGGCGGCTATTTTGATTGCCATTAGCCCACTGGCAGCCATTGATATGCTATTAATTGCTTGGCGTAACGTTAGGATGATTGACGAGATTGCTGATGTTTATGGTATTGAACTTGGGGTGTTCAGTCGCTGGATGCTGGTAAAGGCCGTCATACTGAACGTTATTTATGCTGGGGTGAGTGAAACTCTGAGTGATGTTGGTTTACAAGCATTGGGCGCCGATATGACAGGAAAGCTTTCAGGACGTGTTGCTCAAGGCATGGGGGCGGGCTTGTTAACCGCGCGTCTTGGCGTTAAAACTGTGCAGTTGTGTCGCCCCGTTATTTTTACTGAAGTCCCTCCACTTCGCGTTCGCTCTGTTGCAGGAGAGATCTTTGCTGCGATTAAAAAACGCGCCATTGGTTAGTCAGCGCTGAACCAGAATTCGGTGGTTTCTCTCTTCTGTAGTGGCTTATTTACTGTCTATTCCCTTAGTATTCTATTGATAAAACTGTGGTTTTTTGTTTGTTAAGCTAATTTTACATCTACAGGTAGCTTAGTTTTTCAAGCTGTATTATTATTTTTACACCCTGAATAATGACAATAACAGAATAGCTTTGGGTGGAAGATATGCGTTTAGAAGTTGTGTGCGAAGACCGCCTGGGAATCGCTCAGGAAGTCCTGGTCATATTGGTTGAGCATGGTATCAACCTGAAAAGTATCGAAACGGACCAAAAAAGAAACATCTTTCTCAATTTTCCTGGTTTAGCTTTTGAAGAGTTGCAGAAGTTAATGCCTGCACTTCGTTTGATCCATGGTGTTGAAGATGTCCGCACAGTCCCTTATACGCCCTCTGAGCGTGGTCATTATGAATCAGAAACATTGTTGAGAACGCTTCCTGATCCAGTTTTTTCCATCGATTTAAAGTGCCGTATTGTTGTCGTCAACGAAGCGGCAGCCATCGCTTTGCGTCTTAAAACCGAGAAGATCGTCGGTGGCGGTCTCAACCAATG is a genomic window containing:
- a CDS encoding TIGR01620 family protein; this translates as MSKARKKSNYQQQQLFESEQQGAPLTLEKAVVLDDLDNWQEDESFGEDALQEEQQAQSTFGARKHPLLWLTLALVSVISVIEAIQFFDQKWHQTPAIALLYGGVFLLVGSWAVGAVFNAWRRSAQLSRVNKRRAVAEAIKEGEVSDDIMLFCQRMLPAKLDESVNEAVERWKANVEAHHSDQEALALFERDVVAVLDDRAKRVVARWSSEAAILIAISPLAAIDMLLIAWRNVRMIDEIADVYGIELGVFSRWMLVKAVILNVIYAGVSETLSDVGLQALGADMTGKLSGRVAQGMGAGLLTARLGVKTVQLCRPVIFTEVPPLRVRSVAGEIFAAIKKRAIG